The Bacteroidales bacterium region AATCAGAACATCAAGATACTGATTCATTCGCATAAGGGCCTGAGCGCTTTCCCTGGAAGTATCAGTTATCAGCTGTATACTGTCTTTGGGCAAACCGGTTTTTTCCAGGGCAACCTGCAAACATTCCACAATGGCTTTATTGGAAAAAATGGCCTCTCTTCCCCCGCGAAGAATAGCAGCATTTCCTGTTTTCAGACACAAACCGGCAACATCGGCTGTTACATTGGGCCGTGCTTCATAGATCACACCAACCACTCCGAGAGGAACCCTCTGCTGGCCAATCAACAAACCGTTTGGCCTCTGCTTCATCCAGAGCACTTCACCCACCGGATCCTCCAGCACGGCAATTTGCCTTAACCCTTCGGCCATGGAGGCAATGCGGCCCTCATTAAGCATCAGCCGGTCGAGAAGCGCTCCTTTCACCCCTGCATTGCGCGCAGCTTCAACATCTTTATGATTTTCTTCCAGAATCCTTTCCTGGTACCGGATTAAATGATCTGCTGCCTGATTCAAAGCCTCGTTTTTCCTGTCAACAGTAACTCCTGCCAGAATCCGTGAGGCAACTTTCGCCTTTTTCCCATATTCTTCCAGACTGTTCATTTTTCCATCTAAATTTTTTAGTTCGTCATTTTCAGCAGACTGTCATTCTGCTTCCAAAAGCAAATAACGTTCCCAGTTCCTCTCCTTCCAGCAGTCTGACGAGTACCGACGGGTCTTCTCCGCTGGCTATAACGGCATCGATTCCGGCCTCCCAGCAGATACGTGCTGCCACGATCTTGGTAACCATTCCCCCAGTACCGAATGAAGATGCCGATCCTGAAGCAATACTCTCGAGCCAGGGGGAAAACTCCGTAACCAGTGAAATCATCTTTGCTTCCGGGTCAATATGGGGATCACCTGAATACAAGCCGTCAATATCGCTGAGTATAACAAGCAGGTCAGCATCAATCAGCTCGGCTACATAAGCTGAAAGGGTGTCGTTATCTCCAAACTCAATCTGTTCCGTTGAAACGGTATCATTCTCGTTGATAATAGGGATGACATTCATCTCCAGAAGCGAATCCAGTGTATTTCGGGCGTTTCTTCGGCGAACCGGAACGGTAATAGCATCGCGGGTAAGCAACACCTGCGCCACAACCTGATTATGCCGGTCAAAAAAACGCTGATATATTTTAATAAGTCCGGCCTGACCAATGGCTGCCAATGCCTGCTTTTCCACTTTGTCAACAGGCTTTCCGGTAATTCCCATTCTTCCGGCCCCAACAGCGGTTGCACCGGAAGATACAAGAACCATCTGTCTGCCCTCGGCCTGCAGTTTCGAAAGGACAATAGCAACCTGCTCCAGACGGGAATAATTGATCTTACCATTGGCGTATGAAAGGCTTGAACTCCCGACCTTTACAACAACCCGCTTCCTGTTTTTCAATAAATCTCTGTAATCCATCTCCTCCGTCTTAATAAATATAATCCTGCGGCACTCCTGCGGGAAAATGCTGCAAAGGCTGCTGCATGAAACCCGCATCACGTTTTATACGCTTCGCCGTTTCAAAAATCTCATTTTCCCCGGCCTGAATCACTTCGCCGGTATAGGTATAGATCAGATACGTTCCTTCCGATATGTGCCGCAGAATGATCATATGGGCATGCACGATTCTTGCAACCTGAAGCGCCAGAGGATAATTGTCGCCCAGTTCAATATCCTCGGTCGATACGGAATCATTTTCATTGACAATGGGTATAATTCCTTTATCCATGAGCCGGCGAAATGTATTCTCAGCATTCAGGCTCCATATTCGGTTCTCAAGAACATCCTGTGTAAGTAACACCTGTGCCACCGTTTGGTTGAAACCATCAAAACATTTCTGATACTGTGTGATAAGTTCAGCCTGTCCAACAGCTGCAGCGGCCTGCTTCCCGGTCAGGGCGGCAGGGATTGTTTTCATTCCCAGCCGCTGTGATCCAAGAAAAATAGCTCCGGATGATACCAGCACCACCTTGTGGCCGCAGTTCATCAGGTTAGTACACAGCATGGAAACCCTTTCCATCCGCGAAAGATCAAGCTGACCTTCCTTCAGTAGAGTAGCAATCTCCACCCTGAAAACAATACGCAACGAATCTGGCATTTTCTTAAAGTTACATAGATGCTTCCTGCAACAGGTATTGGTAAGCCTTGTCAATTACTTCAAAGTGAAATGATTCCAGGATGTTGTCCATTTTCTTCCTGATCTCATCATTGCAAAGATTTCCGATACTGCCTTCATGGGTATGGTGAATGTTTTCGGGATGTTTATAGGTTCCATCTGCTATTGACTTACCTACCTGTTTATAAGCATCCCTGAAAGGCATCCCTTCCAGCACCAGCCGGTTTACCTCCTCAACGCTGAACAGATAATCATACCGGGGATCATCAAGGATGTGCTCATTCACTTTTATATGCTCCAGCATCATTTGGGTCATCTTCAGGCATTCCTTTATCTCTGCAAAGCCAGGCATGAAAACCTCCTTGGTAACTTGCATATCCCTGTGATACCCCGAAGGAAGATTGGCAAGTATCAGGCTCAGGTTGTTGGCTACACCCTGAAGTTTATTGCACCTTGCCCTTACCAGTTCAAAAACATCCGGATTTTTCTTGTGGGGCATTATACTGGATCCGGTTGTCAGTTGATCAGGGAAGGAAATAAAACCATAGTTCTGACTGCTGTATAAACAGGCATCCATGGCAAGCCGCCCAAGGGTAGAGGCAATGGACCCCACGGCAAAGCTTACAATCTTTTCTACTTTACCCCTTGCCATCTGCGCATTCACTACATTATAGCTCAGGGTATCAAACCCCAGAAGGGCCGTCGTCATCTTTCTGTCCAGAGGAAAAGAAGACCCATATCCTGCCGCTGAACCCAGAGGATTCTGGTTGGCAATGCGGTAAGCCGCCAGCAATAACTGCATGTCATCGGTCAGGCTTTCGGCATACGCCCCAAACCACAAACCGAAAGAGGAAGGCATGGCTATCTGAAAATGCGTATAACCTGGAAGAAGAACATCCTTGTATTTTTCACTGAGGTTCAGAAGCAGATCAAACAGCGATCTGGTCTGTTGTGTCAGCTCCCTGATTTCATCGCGGATATACAGCTTGATATCAACAAGAACCTGGTCATTCCGAGACCGGCCAGTGTGAACTTTTTTCCCGATATCACCAAGGCGGTCGGTTAGTATCATTTCAATCTGCGAATGAACATCCTCCACTCCCTCCTCGATGCGGAACTCCCCTTCCTTTATTTTGTTGTAAATCCTGATCAGCTCATATTCCAGCTTTTTCAGTTCGGTCTCGGTCAGCAATCCGATGTGCTTCAGCATACGGATGTGGGCAATTGTTCCAAGAACATCGTAGGGAGCAAGAACCACGTCAAGTTCATTGTCCTTACCAATGGTAAACGTTTCGATGAGTTTTTCAAGGGCTGTGCCCTTATCCCAGAGTTTCATAGTAAAATAA contains the following coding sequences:
- the proB gene encoding glutamate 5-kinase, whose product is MDYRDLLKNRKRVVVKVGSSSLSYANGKINYSRLEQVAIVLSKLQAEGRQMVLVSSGATAVGAGRMGITGKPVDKVEKQALAAIGQAGLIKIYQRFFDRHNQVVAQVLLTRDAITVPVRRRNARNTLDSLLEMNVIPIINENDTVSTEQIEFGDNDTLSAYVAELIDADLLVILSDIDGLYSGDPHIDPEAKMISLVTEFSPWLESIASGSASSFGTGGMVTKIVAARICWEAGIDAVIASGEDPSVLVRLLEGEELGTLFAFGSRMTVC
- the argH gene encoding argininosuccinate lyase: MKLWDKGTALEKLIETFTIGKDNELDVVLAPYDVLGTIAHIRMLKHIGLLTETELKKLEYELIRIYNKIKEGEFRIEEGVEDVHSQIEMILTDRLGDIGKKVHTGRSRNDQVLVDIKLYIRDEIRELTQQTRSLFDLLLNLSEKYKDVLLPGYTHFQIAMPSSFGLWFGAYAESLTDDMQLLLAAYRIANQNPLGSAAGYGSSFPLDRKMTTALLGFDTLSYNVVNAQMARGKVEKIVSFAVGSIASTLGRLAMDACLYSSQNYGFISFPDQLTTGSSIMPHKKNPDVFELVRARCNKLQGVANNLSLILANLPSGYHRDMQVTKEVFMPGFAEIKECLKMTQMMLEHIKVNEHILDDPRYDYLFSVEEVNRLVLEGMPFRDAYKQVGKSIADGTYKHPENIHHTHEGSIGNLCNDEIRKKMDNILESFHFEVIDKAYQYLLQEASM
- a CDS encoding glutamate-5-semialdehyde dehydrogenase, giving the protein MNSLEEYGKKAKVASRILAGVTVDRKNEALNQAADHLIRYQERILEENHKDVEAARNAGVKGALLDRLMLNEGRIASMAEGLRQIAVLEDPVGEVLWMKQRPNGLLIGQQRVPLGVVGVIYEARPNVTADVAGLCLKTGNAAILRGGREAIFSNKAIVECLQVALEKTGLPKDSIQLITDTSRESAQALMRMNQYLDVLIPRGGAGLIKSVVENSTVPVIETGTGNCHVYIDNPSDLKMGIDIIVNAKTHRPGVCNAAETLLVHKDMAEIFLP